In the Methanoculleus taiwanensis genome, CCATCAGCACAGACGGTCGTATCCGCCGGTGCAACCGGCATGCGGCCGAGATGCTCGGGTACACGGTGGAGGAACTGGTCGGTCGCCCGGTCTTCGAGCTCTATGCGGATGCACCTGAAGGAAAAACGAGAGCGCGTGAGGTCTTTGAACGGTTTCTTCAGAGCAGGGCGATTCACGACGAAGAACTGCTCATGCGGAAAGCGGACGGTAGCCCGCTCTGGGTCTACCTGACCATGAATGCAGTGCGGGATGCGCAGGGGAACCTGGTAGAGAGCCGTTCGACGGTGGTGGATATCACCGAACGCAAGAATGCCGAAAGAGAACTCGAGAAGTACCGGGCTCACCTTGAAGAGCTGGTAGCGGAACGGACGGCAGACCTGCAGAGAAGTGAAGAGCGCCTGCGGATGGCACTCGAAGGTGCGAACGACGGGTTGTGGGACTGGGAGGTAGATACCGGAAAGGCCTATTTGAGCCCCCGGTACTACACGATGCTCGGCTATGAGCCGGGGGAGTTCCCTCCGAGCTACGAAGCATGGGAGAGCCGCGTGCACCCCGATGACCTCGCCGCCGCCCTGCAAAACCTGAACGACCACACCGCCGGAAAGAACCCACAGTACGAAACAACATTCCGTATGCGCGCCAGATCCGGCGAGTACCGCTGGATTCTCAGCCGGGGCAGAGTGACGGAGAGGGATGATGAAGGAAGAGCGCAGCGGATCGTCGGCACTCATACGGATATCACCGACCAGAAGCAGGCCGAGGAAGAACTCCGGCGCGCCGAGGAGGAGAAGCAGCAGATCCTTGATTCGGCCGTCGAGTTGTTCGGATACTACGACACCGACCTCCGGGTGCTCTGGTGCAACCAGGCAACGGCCGATTCGGTTGGACTCGCGAAGGACGAACTCATAGGGCGGCACTGTTACGAAGTACGGCATCAGCGAGGCGAACCCTGTGAAGGCTGCCCTCTGATGAGGGTGCTCGAGACCGGGGAGGCACACGATGCTGAGATCGAAACACCCGACGGTCGCACCATGTTCATCCGGGGACAACCGATCTTCGATGAAGAGGGAAACATCACCAGCCTGATGAAATTCAGTTATGATATCACCAAGCGGAAGCAGACGGAGGAAGCGCTCCAGGCAGCGAATGCCTACAACCGCAGCCTTATCGAGGCCAGTCTCGACCCGCTTGTCACCATCAACCCCGAGGGCAGGATCACTGATGTGAACACGGCCACCGAAGCCGTGACCGGCTATTCCCGCGATGCGCTGATCGGGACAGACTTCTCCGACTACTACACCGATCCGGCGATGGCACGCGCAGGTTACCTGCAGGTCTTCGAGGACGGCCAGGTCAGGGACTATCCGCTTGAGATCAAGCACCGGGATGGAACGGCGACACCGGTGCTCTACAATGCCACTGTATACCGGGACGAACAGGGCAATATCGCCGGAGTCTTTGCAGCGGCACGGGATGTCACCGAACAGCAGCGGATGCAGCAGAAGCTGCAGGAGAACGAGGCGCAGCTGGCCGAGCGGGAGCATCTCCTCAATAAGATCTTTGAGATTCTGCCGATAGGGGTCTGGCTGGCAGACAGGGAGGGCAGACTCATTATGGGCAACCCGGCGGGCAAGAGGATCTGGGGTGCCGAACCCCTGGTTCCTCCGGAGGAGTATGGCGTCTTCAGGGCGCGGCGGCTACCGTCCGGGGAAGCTGTTGCTGCCGACGACTGGGCGCTCGTCCACACGATCAAGCAGGGTGTAACGGTTGCCGACGAGATCCTGGAGATCGATGCCTTCGACGGCAAAAAGCGGATCATCGTAAACTATACCACTCCCATCATCGGCGAGGACGGCGGGATTGAGGGCGCGGTCATCGTCAACCACGATATCACCGATCGCTGGCTCGCGGAGAGGGCGCTGCAGGAGAGCGAGGAGAGCTACCGTACTATCATAGAGACCGCCAGTGAAGGAATATGGGAGCAGGACAGCCAGCACATCACCCTGCGGGTCAATCCGACGATGGCAGCGATGCTCGGCTACCATGTCGATGAGATGATCGGGAGGCCCGTGCAGGAGTTCCTTTTCGAAGAGGATATCAGGGAGCTCCGTACCGCCCTCCAGGCACAGCGGCAGGAAGGTCTTCGTGGAATGTATGAGTGCCGCTTAAAACACAAGGACGGCACCGCCCGGTGGGTACTGGTATCGGCAACGCCGAAGCGGGATAAAGACGGTACCCTTGCCGGTTCCTTCGCCATGTTCACGGATATCACCGAGCGCAAGCGGGCAGAAGATGCACTCCGGCAGCACACCGAAGACCTCGCTAGACTCAACCGGCAGCTCGCGGAGAGCAGAAAGCAGTACCGGTGTCTCGTGGAGCATGCTCCCGACATGATCGCCATTCACGACGGCGATCAGTACATCTACGTAAACCCGGCGGGAATGCAGTTACTGCACGTTGAAGATCCCGCAGATATTATCGGAAAATCGGTCATGATCTTCCTGCACCACGATTACCGGGATGTGGTGAGGACACGCATCGAGCAGATGAAGCAGATGGCCGTCAAAGTTCCTGTGATCGAAGAGAAACTGCTGACGCTCGACGGGAAGATCGTTGATGTGGAAGTTGCCGCCCACCCCTTCTCAAGCCAGGGAAAACGTCTGATCCATCTCATCGCACGGGACATCAGCCAGCGAAAGCGTGCCGAAGATGCGCTGCGCGAGAGCGAAGAGCGGTTCAGGTACATCACAGAACACAGCCCGGACATCATCTATATGCTGGATCGCGAGGGGCGGTTTACCTACGTATCGCCATCCACCGAGCGGATCACCGGATATACCCAGGAAGAGATGCTCGAACAGAGCTTCATGGATTATATCCCCGAGTCCGAGGTTCCAAAAGCATACCGGGCACAGAAGAAAGTGCTCGAGGGTGAAGAACTGCTGCAGCTCCAGCTGCACTTCATAAGAAAGAACGGTGAGGCAGTGCCGCTGGAATGCAATGTATCCCCGGCATACAAAAACGGCATTGTTGTCGGTTCGCAGGGGATAGCCCGCGACATCACGCGCCGGGAGTGATCGGGACACTCATCACTGGAAGTACTCCGTCGGAAACCGAATGATACCAACGGCGATCAGCGCCCCGATGATCGCGGTGTAAATCAGCGAGAAGAGGAGATCTTTTAAGAAATCCTTCCGGGAATATTTTTCTTCTTTATTGGTCGCGATATCGACGACGCCTTTGTGCAGGAGAATGAACCCGAGGATATTCGTGATCCAGTAGCCGACGATCATGGCAGGCAGGAAGAGATCCTCGGAGATCAGTCCGAACGGAATGGCGAAGAGATAGGCAAGCGGTATATTGATGAAGAGATCGTTCCACCACGACAAAGGAGAGAGGAGGTAGCCTACGGTCGCGAGGATTCCCCCTCGTACCTTCCGTTTCGGTAATCTGATGATACGCCTCAGATCCATGCCTACCGCCCTGAAGTTTGATCTCCCTCACAACAAGGAGGCAAATACCTTTCCGGCACCTATCGGATCGTACCGGCAGGAGAGAAACCTATCTTCCGAGATCGTCCGGCTTGATCTCGAGCGAATCGCCCGGCGCGAGGATCTCAACCCGGATAGCCGTCGTCCGTTCGAGAGCGTGCTTGAACGGCTGCACATCCTGCTCAATGGCCGGGAATGTTCCGTAGTGTATCGGGATCACCACCTTCGCGCCGATGTACTGCGCCGCGATCATCGCCTCATCCGGGCCCATCGTGTACCGTCCACCGATGGGAAGCAGTGCAATGTCGGGCCGGTACAAATCCCGGATAAGCTGCATATCCGAAAAAAGGCC is a window encoding:
- a CDS encoding PAS domain S-box protein; the encoded protein is MRSEQQVLNRIKEILKDEPKGMSITEISAKINLNRNSVAKYINMLQISGQVEMQTRAAAKIFYLARRLPIAEIVSVSSDAVILVDEALHVVQTNDAVLTLLNLTHEDSKSQSVLDLITPIEGLEGALAHLKQALAGEKTETEITLQADKEDCCFRVQFIPILFEDGANGVALVFADISGQQKMEKALEESDERYRDLYENSPIANFSISTDGRIRRCNRHAAEMLGYTVEELVGRPVFELYADAPEGKTRAREVFERFLQSRAIHDEELLMRKADGSPLWVYLTMNAVRDAQGNLVESRSTVVDITERKNAERELEKYRAHLEELVAERTADLQRSEERLRMALEGANDGLWDWEVDTGKAYLSPRYYTMLGYEPGEFPPSYEAWESRVHPDDLAAALQNLNDHTAGKNPQYETTFRMRARSGEYRWILSRGRVTERDDEGRAQRIVGTHTDITDQKQAEEELRRAEEEKQQILDSAVELFGYYDTDLRVLWCNQATADSVGLAKDELIGRHCYEVRHQRGEPCEGCPLMRVLETGEAHDAEIETPDGRTMFIRGQPIFDEEGNITSLMKFSYDITKRKQTEEALQAANAYNRSLIEASLDPLVTINPEGRITDVNTATEAVTGYSRDALIGTDFSDYYTDPAMARAGYLQVFEDGQVRDYPLEIKHRDGTATPVLYNATVYRDEQGNIAGVFAAARDVTEQQRMQQKLQENEAQLAEREHLLNKIFEILPIGVWLADREGRLIMGNPAGKRIWGAEPLVPPEEYGVFRARRLPSGEAVAADDWALVHTIKQGVTVADEILEIDAFDGKKRIIVNYTTPIIGEDGGIEGAVIVNHDITDRWLAERALQESEESYRTIIETASEGIWEQDSQHITLRVNPTMAAMLGYHVDEMIGRPVQEFLFEEDIRELRTALQAQRQEGLRGMYECRLKHKDGTARWVLVSATPKRDKDGTLAGSFAMFTDITERKRAEDALRQHTEDLARLNRQLAESRKQYRCLVEHAPDMIAIHDGDQYIYVNPAGMQLLHVEDPADIIGKSVMIFLHHDYRDVVRTRIEQMKQMAVKVPVIEEKLLTLDGKIVDVEVAAHPFSSQGKRLIHLIARDISQRKRAEDALRESEERFRYITEHSPDIIYMLDREGRFTYVSPSTERITGYTQEEMLEQSFMDYIPESEVPKAYRAQKKVLEGEELLQLQLHFIRKNGEAVPLECNVSPAYKNGIVVGSQGIARDITRRE